In Paenarthrobacter sp. GOM3, a single window of DNA contains:
- a CDS encoding cystathionine gamma-synthase has translation MTANNNAGFNTRAVHAGQAFEPRTGAVVPPLHFSTTYAQDGIGNLRSGYEYGRGGNPTRDALQEQLAALEGGSAAFSFGSGLAAEDSLIRALARPGDHIVLGNDAYGGTYRLINRVLGDWGIGNTPVDMSDLDAVAAAVKANKTRIVWVETPSNPMMKITDIEALAAVAHDAGALLVVDNTFASPYLQTPLALGADVVVHSTTKYIGGHSDVVGGALVVKDAELAEKIGFIQFAVGAVSGPMDAFLTTRGLKTLGVRMDRHSENGQAVAEWLLQRPEVEAVLYPGLPDHPGHDLAAKQMKKFGGMVSVQFKGGEAAARTVAENTTVFTLAESLGGIESLMNYPSEMTHASVKGTELAVPVNLLRLSCGIEEAEDLIADLEQAFAKIS, from the coding sequence ATGACTGCCAACAACAACGCCGGATTCAACACGCGAGCCGTTCATGCGGGACAGGCTTTCGAGCCCCGGACCGGTGCAGTCGTTCCGCCGCTGCATTTCAGCACTACCTACGCGCAGGACGGCATTGGCAACCTGCGGTCCGGCTACGAATACGGCCGCGGTGGCAACCCAACACGTGACGCACTGCAGGAACAGCTGGCCGCCCTGGAAGGCGGATCGGCCGCGTTTTCCTTCGGCTCCGGCCTCGCCGCCGAAGACTCGCTGATCCGCGCGCTGGCCCGCCCGGGCGACCACATCGTGCTCGGCAACGACGCTTACGGTGGCACCTACCGGCTCATCAACCGCGTACTGGGTGACTGGGGCATTGGGAACACTCCCGTGGACATGTCCGACCTCGATGCAGTAGCTGCGGCAGTCAAGGCCAACAAGACACGTATTGTGTGGGTGGAGACGCCGTCCAACCCGATGATGAAAATCACCGACATCGAGGCGCTCGCCGCTGTAGCGCACGACGCCGGGGCCCTCCTGGTGGTCGACAACACCTTCGCCTCTCCCTACTTGCAGACCCCGCTCGCCTTGGGTGCCGACGTCGTGGTCCACTCAACCACCAAGTACATCGGCGGGCACTCGGACGTCGTGGGTGGCGCCCTTGTGGTCAAGGATGCAGAACTGGCCGAGAAGATCGGCTTTATCCAGTTCGCGGTGGGCGCCGTCTCCGGTCCCATGGACGCGTTCCTGACAACCCGTGGCCTGAAGACCCTGGGCGTCCGCATGGACCGCCACAGCGAGAATGGCCAGGCCGTGGCTGAATGGCTGCTGCAGCGTCCCGAGGTGGAGGCGGTGCTCTACCCGGGCCTGCCGGACCACCCCGGCCACGATCTCGCGGCGAAGCAGATGAAGAAGTTCGGCGGGATGGTGTCCGTACAGTTCAAGGGCGGCGAAGCAGCGGCGCGGACCGTTGCGGAGAACACCACTGTGTTCACCCTCGCCGAGTCGTTGGGCGGCATCGAGTCGCTCATGAACTACCCCTCGGAAATGACCCACGCCTCGGTCAAGGGCACCGAACTGGCCGTCCCCGT